The following are encoded in a window of Acinonyx jubatus isolate Ajub_Pintada_27869175 chromosome D4, VMU_Ajub_asm_v1.0, whole genome shotgun sequence genomic DNA:
- the LOC113592888 gene encoding translation initiation factor IF-2-like gives MRPGHLPRLPPPAPGKPTNRPGTKAGLPPQSGRQTVLLFFFFLPSTPPPPPPTTLARSLAGLESGRHRGCGGYRRDARAGQAPGRMRGPGRRRPRPPAQPRSSRSPWQRARGGEGPGGVGCGGCYFCRFLFLAATSPWQRCYSPRPLPGSAGARDPGRPRPLVSHSLRCSSPPPTPPHPGGVLLRHPGPSSAPRRPILPLLPAPLRRCPRLGGRVGGRQIDGGRLLKNIVTVSVFITWTRERYLLLLFAELAAPERGRPPGSSPFGGPGEVAGGGGGRRGLARGRPGRTRPPGGPAPRPFPPHPSSQPRPTPAAARVRARAGRDCRGRGLVLKERGNKK, from the coding sequence ATGCGCCCCGGCCACCTCCCTCGACTCCCACCTCCGGCGCCCGGGAAACCAACGAATCGGCCAGGAACAAAGGCGGGGCTGCCTCCCCAAAGCGGGCGAcaaacagttttgcttttttttttttttcttccctccacacccccccccccccccccaacgaccCTAGCGCGCAGCCTGGCAGGTTTGGAGTCCGGGCGGCACCGGGGTTGCGGCGGGTACCGCCGCGACGCCCGCGCGGGGCAGGCCCCGGGGCGCATGCGCGGGCCGGGGCGCAGGAGGCCGCGGCCGCCCGCGCAGCCTCGCTCGAGCCGGTCTCCGTGGCAACGGGCTcgcgggggggaggggccgggcggcGTGGGCTGCGGCGGCTGCTATTTCTGCCGCTTCCTGTTCCTCGCGGCCACGTCGCCATGGCAACGGTGTTACTCACCGCGGCCGCTTCCCGGCTCGGCTGGCGCGCGTGACCCCGGCCGCCCGCGCCCCCTCGTCTCTCACTCGCTGCGCTGCagctctccaccccccaccccaccccaccccggcggCGTCCTCCTCCGGCACCCCGGTCCGTCCAGCGCGCCCCGGCGCCCgatccttcccctgctccccgcccctcTCCGCCGGTGCCCGCGGCTCGGGGGGCGGGTGGGAGGGCGGCAGATTGATGGGGGACGCttattaaaaaacattgtaaCCGTTTCCGTTTTTATTACGTGGACAAGGGAGCGTTATTTACTGTTATTGTTTGCCGAGCTGGCCGCGCCCGAGCGCGGGCGGCCTCCCGGGAGCTCACCTTTCGGCGGGCCCGGGGAAGTCGCgggtggtgggggcgggaggcgggggctGGCGAGGGGCCGCCCCGGGCGGACGCGGCCCCCCGGGGGGCCTGCCCCtcgccccttccccccccacccctccagccagCCTCGGCCGACCCCCGCCGCGgcgcgtgtgcgtgcgcgcgcgggGAGAGACTGCAGAGGCCGGGGACTCGTGCTGAAGGAGAGaggcaacaaaaaataa